A genome region from Alicyclobacillus acidocaldarius subsp. acidocaldarius DSM 446 includes the following:
- a CDS encoding alpha/beta fold hydrolase, producing MPFAERSDARLYYDVHGEGYPLLLIMGVGGNIRWWGSGFVRRLAEKHTVIAFDNRGAGQSEADPAKPWTLEQMADDARAVLDAAGVGRAHVLGYSMGGMIAQELALRHPAAVASLVLAATSCGGPQMVQPDEVKQEMRSRPASVAERAEWYKRLFFPEAFRAKNEAYLQSAFRLLLRADMPEAVYQAQLDAVDRWRGSWERLPSLSCPALVMHGLEDRVLPYINGERLAYRIPGARLKLYAGCGHGFAMQAGSAVLRDVLAFLDGGGDGAGREG from the coding sequence ATGCCGTTTGCCGAACGATCCGACGCGCGCCTCTATTACGACGTCCACGGCGAAGGATATCCTCTGCTTTTGATCATGGGTGTCGGCGGGAACATCCGCTGGTGGGGCTCCGGATTTGTGCGGCGACTGGCGGAAAAACACACCGTCATCGCCTTCGACAACCGCGGCGCGGGCCAGTCGGAAGCCGACCCAGCGAAGCCGTGGACCCTCGAACAGATGGCGGACGACGCCCGCGCGGTGCTGGACGCGGCAGGCGTTGGGCGCGCGCACGTGCTGGGCTATTCCATGGGCGGCATGATTGCGCAGGAGCTCGCGCTTCGCCATCCGGCGGCCGTCGCAAGCCTCGTGCTCGCCGCCACCTCGTGCGGAGGGCCGCAGATGGTTCAGCCGGACGAGGTCAAACAGGAGATGCGATCCCGCCCAGCAAGCGTCGCCGAGCGCGCGGAGTGGTACAAGCGGCTCTTCTTTCCGGAAGCGTTTCGCGCGAAGAACGAGGCGTATCTGCAAAGCGCCTTTCGCCTGTTGCTTCGCGCGGACATGCCGGAGGCGGTGTATCAGGCGCAGCTCGATGCCGTGGACCGGTGGCGGGGGAGTTGGGAGAGGCTCCCGAGTTTGTCGTGCCCTGCGCTCGTGATGCACGGGCTCGAGGATCGCGTCTTGCCGTACATCAACGGGGAGCGCCTCGCGTACCGCATCCCGGGCGCCAGGCTGAAGCTGTACGCGGGCTGCGGCCACGGTTTCGCCATGCAGGCGGGTAGCGCCGTCCTCCGCGATGTTCTGGCATTTTTGGACGGCGGTGGGGATGGGGCCGGGCGCGAGGGCTAG